In Bradyrhizobium sp. WBOS07, the genomic window CGGCGAGCGCATAAAGGGCTATTCGCCCGAGGAGATCCTCGGCCAGCATTTCTCCCGCTTCTACACCGAGACCGACCGCGCCAACGGCAAGCCGGCCCGTGCGCTCGGTATCGCCAGGGAAAAGGGCCGCTATGAGGAGGAAGGCTGGCGCGTCCGCAAGGACGGCACGTTCTTCTGGGCCAGCGTCGTGATCGATCCGATCTACGAGGACGGCGAACTGGTCGGATTCGCCAAGATCACGCGCGACATCACCGAACGCCGCAATGCCCAGATCAAGCTCGAGACGATGCACAAGCAGCTCGCCGAGTCCCAGAAATTCGACGCGCTCGGTCAACTCACCGGCGGGGTCGCCCACGACTTCAACAACCTCCTGATGATCATCAGCGGCAGCCTCCACATGCTGAAGCGAGGCGCCGACGACGCGGACAAGCTCCAGCGCGCGATCTCGGCGATCGAGACTGCGACCCGGCGCGGCGCGGCGCTGACCAACCAGTTGCTCACCTTCGCGCGGCGGCAGAGCGTGAACCCGCAGGCGATCGATTTCGCCGAACGCATCGCCGCGATCCGCGAGGTACTCGATGCCGGCGTCGGCAGCTCCGTCCGGCTGGCACTCGACGTCGACCGCGACGTCTGGCCGATCAAGACCGACGCCTCCGAGCTCGAGACCGCGCTGCTCAACCTCGTCATCAACGCCCGCGACGCCATGCCCGACGGCGGCACGGTGACCATCGGCGCGCGCAATGTCGTGCTCGACGAAGCGTCCTTCGCCGGCGACTTCGTCGCGATCAACGTCACCGACACCGGGCTCGGCATCCCCTCCGACGTGCTCGACAAGATCTTCGAGCCGTTCTTCACGACCAAGCCGATCGGAAAAGGCACGGGCCTCGGCCTGTCTCAGGTGCACGGCTTCGCGCATCAGGCCGGCGGCACCGTGAAAGTCGCAAGCGAACTCGGCAAGGGCACCACCTTCACCGTCCTGTTGCCGCGCGGAGAAGACGCGCCATCGCAGGACACGCAGGGGGAGCCGGCGTTCCGGGGCAGCGGCACGGTGTTGCTGGTGGAGGACAATCCGGACGTCGCCCTCGTCAGCATCGGCCTGCTGGAGCAGCTGGGCTACCAGGTGCGCCGGGTCGCCGACGCCGAATCGGCCTTGCGCGAGATCGAGACCAACGGCGTCGACTTCGTGTTCTCGGACATCGTCATGCCTGGCAAGATGGATGGCCTCACCCTCGCCTATCATCTCCGCCAGATTCGCCCCGGCCTGCCGATCTTGCTCGCCACCGGCTACAGCGAGGTCGCCGCCGGCGTGCGTGGCGACTTCCCGATCCTGCGCAAGCCGTATGAGATCCACGAGCTCAGCGAGGCCATCGCCAAGCTGCCGAGGTGAGGCCCTCGATCGGTGAACACCTCGTAGGGTGGGCAAAGCGACTTGTCCGCCGTAGCTCGAAGAGCGAAGGCGGAAGCGTGCCCACGATCTTTCGCAATCGACAGAGATGGTGGGCATGGCGGAATTGCGCCTTTGCCCACCCTACGAGACCAACTTAGTTGTGCGACGTTTGCCTTTTTCCGCGACCGGCGCACAGACAGCACCTACACCGTCGGCAACACCGAAAACGCTTCCCCTGCCCGGCGCAGATTCAACTCATCCGCACCGGCGGTCTCGCTCGTCACGCTGTCGACGCGCGAGGATGGCGGGCCGTGGCGGCACAGTGCGACCATGTCGGCAACGTGGTGGGGCGCGCCGGCGAACAGTGCTTCCACGCTGCCGTCGCGGCGATTGCGAACCCAGCCTTCGAGGCCGCTCGCCGTCGCCTGATACTCGACCCAGGCCCGATAGCCGACGCCCTGCACGCGCCCGCGGATCATCACCTGGAGAATCGCCCGGCTCATGTCTTCAATCCGAGGACCTCGGTGCTGCGCGCCTTGACATCAGCCTCGCGCATGACACGGGCCGTCAGCTCCGACGATGCGAGCCCTTTGAGGTTTTTCGGCGACGCACCTTCGCGGAGCGCCTTCAGGGTCTCGTACACGGCCTGTGTCGCGGCCGCGATCGGTGCATGGCCTTGGAGCGCGATGCGGACGCGCTGACCCGCGAGGTAGTCGCGCGCGTTCAGGTCCTCGGGCGCCCCGCCGAGCACGATCGGCAGGCGCGTCGCAGCGCTCACCGCCTCGAGCTCGGCGCGCGACTTGATGCCGGTGAAGAACAGCGCATCGACACCGGCATCTTCATAGGCCTTGGCGCGGCGGATCGCGTCCTCGAGCGAGGTGATCGAAGCCGCTCCCGTGCGGCCCATGATCACCAGCGAGGCATCGCCGCGGCCGCCGAGCGCCGCCTTCATCTTGCCGACGCCCTCCTCGAGCGAGATCAGCTGCGTCTTCGCCTCGCCAAAGGCAGCCGGCAGCAGCGTGTCCTCGATGGTGAGGCCGGCGGCGCCCGCCATCTCCAGCTCCTGCACGGTACGGCGCACATTGAGCGCATTGCCGTAGCCGTGATCGGCATCGACCAGCACGGGCAGCGCGGCGGCGCGCGACATCCGCCGCATCTGCTCGGCGAGCTCGGTGAGCGTGATCAGCGTGACGTCGGGATCGCCGAGCACGGCGAGCGAGGCGACCGAACCGCCGAACATGCCGAGCGGAAAGCCGAGGTCCTCGGCGATGCGGATCGAGATGGCGTCGTAGACCGAGCCGGGATGGACACAAGTTGCACCCGACAGAATGGCGCGAAGTTTCTCGCGGCGGGAACGAAAGGCCATGGGTGCCCTCTCAACTGTTGCGACAAGCCGCAACATACTCCGTCATTGCGAGCGAAGGAAATATGGCACTCTCGTGCCCCGGACGCAGCGCAGCGCCCCTCAGCGATGCGCTGCAGAGCCGAGGCCATGCTGCTGCGTGATACACCGAGGTTCTGGGTCCCGGCTCTGCGAAGCAACGCTAAAGCGTTGCATCGCGTCCGGGACACGAGAATGGGCTTACTTACGCAAACTCCAAAATCAGCGCGTCCACCGCCAGCGTCGCGCCGGCACTGGCGTGGATCTTCTTCACCGTGCCGTCCTGCTCGGCGCGCAGCACGTTCTGCATCTTCATGGCTTCGACCACCGCCAGCGTCTCGCCGGCCTTGACCTCCTGCCCCTCGCTCACCGCGATCGAGACTACGAGGCCGGGCATCGGACAGAGCAGCTTCTTGCCGGTGTCAGAGGCCGTCGTGACAGGCATCAGCCGCGCAGAGGTCGCCTCCGCTTCGGTCCAGACATAGACCGGCACCTCGACACCCTGATGCGCGAGGCGGATACCGTTCGGAATCGGGCGCGCCTGCACCGCGACGAGATGGCCGTCGATGGTGCCCTGCCAGACCGGATCGCCCGGCTTCCATGGCGAGGCCAGCAGATGCGCGTTGCCGGCCTTGCCGTTGGCATCGATGAAGCGGATCGCGATGGCCTCGCCCTCGCGTGCGATCTCGAGCTGGATCTCCTGGCGGTCGAGCCAGACCGCGCGGCGCCGCTCGCGCTGCACGACGCGGCCGCCCATCTGACCCGAGATCTGCCGCTTGCGCTCCCCCAGCACGTGATCGATGGCGGCGCCGACCGCGGCGATGCGCCGTGCGACCTCGCCTTCCGGCACGCGCACCGCAAAGCCTTTGGGGAATTCCTCGGCGATGAAGCCGGTCGACAGCCGCCCCTCGCGCCAGCGCGGATGATGCATCAACGCCGACAGGAACGGGATGTTGTGACGGATGCCGTCGACATAGAATGAATCCAGCGCGGTCGACTGCGCCTCGATCGCGGCGGCGCGCGACGGCGCATGGGTGACCAGCTTGGCGATCATCGGATCGTAATGGATCGAGATCTCGCCGCCCTCCTGCACGCCGGTATCGTTGCGAATGGTGATGCCGTCGTGGCTGGCTTCCGCCGGCGGACGATACTTCACGAGCCGCCCGATCGAGGGCAGGAAGTTGCGGAACGGATCTTCGGCGTAGAGACGGGATTCCACCGCCCAGCCCGTTAGCGTCACGTCCTTCTGCGCGATGGCGAGCTTCTCGCCGCTCGCAACCCGGATCATCTGCTCGACGAGATCGATGCCGGTGACGAGCTCGGTGACGGGATGCTCGACCTGAAGGCGCGTGTTCATCTCCAGGAAGTAGAAGCTCTTGTCCTGCCCGGCGACGAACTCGACGGTGCCGGCGGAATCGTAGTTCACGGCCTTCGCCAGTGCGACGGCCTGCTCGCCCATCTTGCGGCGGGTGTCCTCATCGAGCAGTGGCGACGGCGCCTCCTCAATGACCTTCTGGTTGCGGCGCTGGATCGAGCATTCGCGCTCGCCGAGATAGATCACGTTGCCGTGCTTGTCGCCCAGCACCTGGATCTCGATGTGGCGGGGATCGACGATGAACTTTTCGACGAAGACGCGGTCGTCGCCGAACGAGGCCTTCGCTTCGGCCTTGGCGAGATTGAAGCCTTCGGCGACCTCGGCCTTCGAGTGCGCGATGCGCATGCCCTTGCCGCCGCCGCCGGCGGAGGCCTTGATCATCACGGGGTAGCCAATCTCGTCGGCGATCTTGACTGCATGGTTGCCGTCCTCGATGACGCCGAGATAGCCCGGCACGGTCGAGACCTTGGCCTTGGCAGCTGCCTTCTTCGATTCGATCTTGTCGCCCATCGCCGCGATCGCGCCGGGGTTGGGACCGATGAAGACGATCCCGGCCGCCTCTAGCGCGCGCGGAAACGCCTCGCGCTCGGACAGGAAGCCGTAGCCGGGATGCACGGCTTGCGCTCCAGTCTTGCGGCAGGCCTCGACGATCTTCTCGATCACCAGATAGCTCTCGGCAGCCGCCGGCGGGCCGATCAGCACGGCCTCGTCGGCCATCTCGACATGGAGGGCGTCGCGGTCGGCCTCGGAATAGACCGCAACCGTCTCAATTCCCATGCGGCGAGCGGTCTTGATGACCCGGCAGGCGATTTCGCCGCGATTGGCGATCAGGATGCGTTTGAACATGCTTTTTCTTGAGTCTCGACCTTGGGCGGGACCCTTCCCTGGCCGTTGGGGCCTATTGGGGGACGGGGCGTGTGGCTTCCGTGGTACATCAAAATCGGCCGGAGGCAACGGTCAAAATCCGGCCCCCTGGCGTACCAGCGCAAGACCGATGCCGGCCGGGAACGGGGCTGGCGAGCCCCCCAGATACCCTATGCCTTCCCGGACCCGGACGCGGAGTTGGACGACTTGGGCGCGGAGTTGGACGCAGACTTGGACGCAGACTTGGCCACGTCCCGGACCAGGCCGTGAATGAAGCCGAGCTTGCCGACCACCGCAGGCGACAGGATGAAGGGATAGAGGTCGCGCAGGCCCATGGCGCGGTTGACGCTGTTCATGGCGAAGGTGAAGGGCAGCCACGCGCCAACCAGCGCCTCTACATCGCGGGCCTCGTAGGGGTTGAAGCGGATGCGCGCCGTCAACTCCCCGTCGCGGTCGACCTTGGGGCGCACCTCCATGCCGAACTCGCCGGCCATCTCCAGCGCATCCACGATGTGGACATAGTGCGCCCAGGTCTCGGCGAAATCTTCCCAGGGATGCATCGTGGCATAGGCCGAGACGTAGGTCTGCTGCCAGTCCGGCGGCGGGCCTTCGGCGTAATGGCGCTGCAAGGCCTGGCCGTAATCGATGGAATCGTCACCGAACACCGCGCGGCATTCCTCGAGCTTGCCGCCGCCCTGCACCAGCACGTCCCAGAAATAGTGACCGACCTCATGGCGGAAATGCCCGAGCAGCGTGCGGTACGGCTCACCCATCTCGAGCCTGCGCCGCTCGCGCTCGATGGTATCGGCTTCGGTGAGTGCAATCGTGATCAGACCGTTGTCGTGGCCGGTCAGGATTCTCTCGCCGCTGTTTGGATCGTCGGCGAGGAAATTGAAGATCAGGCCATGCTCGGGGTCCTCCTGCCGGGTCCGGAGCGGCAGCTTCCAGCGGATCAGGGAATAGAGCAGACGGTGTTTCGCCACCTCCAGCTCGCGCCAGCCGGCGAGCTGGGCGGGATCAGAGAGGTTCGGCACCGTCCCGTTGTGGCGGCAGGCGCGGCAATAGCCGGTGGTATCGCCCGCGTCCGTGAGCCAGTTGCAGGCGTCGTACTCGGCGTTCCTGCACAGCATCCGGCTCTCGCCCTTGCTGGCCAGCATCCTCCAGGCCTCGCCGTCCGGCTCGATCGCCGACATCGTCTCCTGCTCCGGCAGGAACGCGACCCGATGGCCGCAGCGTTCGCAGGCGCGATTCTCGAAATACAGCACATTGCCGCAGGACTGGCAGAGAAAGAGCTTCAAGATTTAGCCTCTTCGGAAAGGAGAGCTTCATGGAAGCTGCTCGTTGCGCCTCGCGACGACGCGTCCGCCGCCTGATCGTTCCAGTCTCTGGAACAAAATGCCAGGCCGGGCATTGGCATGACGTAGTATTTCCGTTCCGCACAAGTCACATTTTCCCGCGACGCGCTCCCTCGTAGGCAATGGCCATCACGCGCCGTCTGTGTGAAGATCGGTCCGGCACGTGCGCTCCGCATGACAACGGCCGATGCCTTGAACGATCCTTTGCCCGAGACCATCGCCGCCGAAAGGCTGCGCCAACACCTCGAAGACGTCGCGCGCGAGCGCGACAACGCCTATCACGCGCTCCAGGAGCGCGAGGCGGAGCTGGCGCGCATCCAGCGCATCGGCAAGGTCGGGGGCGTCGAGGTCGACTTCCGCGAGGGTTTCAAGAATCGCCGTTCACCCGAGTATCTGATCATCCACGGCCTGCCGCCGGAAGCGGCCGAGGAGTCGCACGAGGATTGGGTCAATCGTCTCCATCCCGACGACCGCGACGCCGCCGTCAAGCACTTCATCGATTCACTCGCCGGCACCAGCGAAGATTACACCGCGGAATACCGCATCATCCGCCCCAATGACGGCGAGACCCGCTGGATTCGGGTCGTCGCCAAGATCGAACGCGACAAGGATGGCCGCGCCCTCCGCCTCGTCGGCGCCCATATCGACATCACCGACCAGATGCTCGCCCGCGAGACCCTGCGCGAGAGCGAGGAGCGCTTCCGCCTGATCGCCGACAGCGCACCGGTGCCGATCTGGGTGACCAAGCTCGACCGCAAGCGCTCCTTCGCCAACCAGGCCTATGTCGACTTCGTCGGCCTGCCCTACGACCAGGCCATCGACTTCGACTGGCGCAAGGTGCTGCATCCCGACGACCTGCCGCACGTGCTGCAGCAATCCGTCCAGGGCGAAGCCTCGCTCAAGCCCTTCGTGCTGGAAGCGCGCTACAGGAACGCCAGCGGCGAATGGCGCTGGCTGCGCTCGGAATCGCAGCCGCGCTGGGACCCCACCGGCAAGCATATCGGCTTCATCGGCGTGGCCCACGACATCACCGTCGCCAAGCAGGCCGAGATCGAGCTGCGACAACTCAACGAGACGCTGGAGCAGCGCATCGCCGAGCGCACTGCCGAGCTCGAGTCCAACGAGTCCCGGCTCCGCGCCATCCTCGCCACCAGCAACCAATATCAGGGCCTGGTCAACCTCGAGGGCGAACTGCTCTATGCCAACCGCACCGCGCTCGACGGCATCAGGGCGAGCGCTGCGGACGTGATCGGAAAGCCCTTCTGGGACACGCCCTGGTTCACCGGCACCGACGGCATGAGCGCCGCCGTGCGCGAGGCTTTCCACGCCGTGCTCAAGGGCGAAGCGGTGCGGCTCGAGATGCGCCTGCGCCTTCCCATCGGCGAGCGCGATTTCGACTTCGGCATGCGCCCCGTGCTCGATCGTCACGGCAACATCACCGGCGCGGTGCCCGAGGCCGTCGACATCACCGAGCGCCGCCGCGGCGAGGAAGCCTTGCGGCAGTCCCAGAAGATGGAGGCGATCGGCCAGCTCACCGGCGGCGTCGCGCACGACTTCAACAACCTCCTCACCATCATCCGCTCGGCCACCGATTTCCTGCGCCGCCGCGAGCTGCCGGAAGAGCGCCGCCGCCGCTATGTCGATGCCATCTCCGAGACGGTGGAACGCGCCTCCAAGCTGACCGCGCAGCTCCTGGCATTCGCGCGCCGGCAGCCGCTGAAACCCCAGATCTTCAACGTCGGCACCCAGGTCGAGGCCGTCGCGCAACTGGTCCGGCCGCTGGTCGGCGGCCGGATCGACATCGTGGTGGAGATCGACGACGCCGACTGCTTCACCGTCGCCGACATCGCCCAGTTCGAGACCGCGCTGATCAATCTCGCCATCAACGCCCGCGACGCCATGGACGGCGAAGGCCGCCTCACCATCGCCGTGCGCAAGGTCGCTGGCATCCCCGGCTTGCGCGCGCAGTCTGCGCGCAGCGGCGACTACGTCGCCATTTCCGTCGCCGACACCGGCAGCGGCATCGCGCCGGAGCATCTCGAATCGATCTTCGAGCCGTTCTTCACCACCAAGGAGGTCGGCAAGGGCACCGGCCTCGGCCTCAGCCAGGCCTTCGGCTTCGCAAAACAGTCCGAGGGCGACATCGCGGTGACGAGCACGCAGGGCAAGGGCGCGACCTTCACCATCTACCTGCCGCAGGCCCACCGCCCTGTGGCCGAGAAGGAAGCCGCGGCGCTGACCCATGAGGCCGCCACCACCGGGCGCGGCTACCGCGTGCTCGTGGTCGAGGACAATGACGATGTCGGCCAGTTCTCGACCGAGCTGCTGGAAGATCTCGGCTATGTCGTCCGCCGCGTCGCCAACGCCAACGCGGCCCTCGCCATCCTCGGCGAGAACGAATTCGCCGTCGACCTCGTCTTCTCCGACGTCATCATGCCCGGCATGAACGGCGTCGAGCTCGCCGGCATCATCCGCGAGCGCTATCCCGGCCTGCCCGTGGTGCTCACCTCCGGCTACAGCAACGTGCTCGCCGAAAACGCCCATCGCGGTTTCGAACTGATCCAGAAGCCGTATTCGGTCGAATCGCTGTCGCGCATCCTGCGCAAGGCGATCACGGAGAAGCTATCCGTTGCGCGGTGAATGTGAACCAAGAAGGCGCCGTCGTCCCGGACAAGCGCGCAAAATGCGCGCGCCGATCCGGGACCCATACTCCCGGACGGACGTTGTAGCGTGAGCTGGTAGCCGACAATCTTCGCCCAACTTCATCCTGTGGCTATGGATCCCGGATCGGCGCTTGCGCTTGTCCGGGACGACAGCTGAGCGTTTGGCGGGTCGCGATCCACACAACGACGATCGAGAAACCGATGTCCAGCGAAAATCCCGACGAGGTGAGGCGCGCCGGCCGCGCCCTGGACGCGGCCAATTTCTTCCTCGCCGACGTCCGTGACGGGCTCGGCCCCTATCTCGCGGTCTATCTCCTCACCGAGCAGCATTGGAACGAGGCTCGCATCGGCCTCGTGATGTCGATCGCAACGCTCGCGGGCATCGTCGCGCAGACGCCGGCCGGCGCACTGGTCGACGCCACACGGGCGAAGCGGCTGGTGATGGCGGCCGCTGCGATTCTGGTGACGCTCGCCTCGCTCTCGCTGCCGTTGTTCCCCAGCCTCCTGCCGGTGATGATCTCGCAAGGCATCGCGCAAGCCGCCGCCGTGGTCTTCCCGCCGGCGATCGCCGCCGTCTCGCTCGGCATCTTCGGGCATGCCGCGTTTACCCGGCGCATCGGCCGCAACGAGACTTTCAACCACGCCGGCAACGCGGTCGCGGCCGGCATCGCCGGCCTCTCCGCCTACTGGTTCGGACCGACCGTCGTGTTCTACCTTCTCGGCGCCATGGCGATCGCGAGCCTCGTCAGCATCCTGGCGATCCCCGAACGGGCCATCGACCACGATCTGGCGCGCGGACTGCACCAGCCTCGTATCCACAGCGCACCCGAACAACCCTCGGGCCTTGGCGTGCTCCTGACCTGCCGCCCGCTGCTCATCTTCGCGGTCTGCGTCGTCCTGTTTCACCTCTCCAACGCGGCGATGCTGCCGCTGGTCGGGCAAAAGCTCGCGCTCCAGGACAAGAACCTCGGCACCAGCCTGATGTCGGCGTGCATCGTTGCGGCGCAAGTGGTGATGGTGCCGTTCGCGATGCTGGTTGGCGCACGGGCCGACCGCTGGGGGCACAAGCGGTTCTTCCTTGCCGCATTGTTGATCCTGCCGATCCGTGGTGCGCTCTATACGCTCTCCGACAATCCGTTCTGGCTGGTCGGCGTGCAGTTGCTGGATGGCGTCGGCGCCGGCATTTTCGGGGCAATATTTCCCGTCATCGTCGCCGACCTCATGCGAAACACCGGCCGCTTCAACGTCGCACAGGGCGCCGTCATCACGGCCCAGAGCATTGGCGCGGCGCTGTCCACGACGCTGGCGGGCCTCGTCGTGGTCGGCGCCGGTTACAGCGCAGCATTCATCACGCTCGGCGCCGTGGCGGCGATCGGCGCCGCGATCTGCCTCCTCGCCTTGCCCGAGACGCGGCAAAGCGGCGGCAGCGATCCGCGCCCGCGGGGGAAGACAGCGGCGCCGGCATCGGTTATCGCTGCCGAATGAATCGATCTTCATTCGAGAACTGAACCGTGCCGTCTGACGCCATCTGGGCCTGGAGCATCATCGTCGTCGCGACCGCTTGCGTCATCATCCGCCCTTTTCGCCTGCCCGAGGCGGTCTGGGCCGTGATCGGCGCGTGCGCGCTGGTGCTGCTCGGCCTGCTGCCATGGCAGGACGCGCTCACCGGCATCGAGAAAGGCCTCGACGTCTACCTCTTCCTGATCGGCATGATGCTGATCGCCGAGCTGGCGCGGCTCGAAGGCCTGTTCGACTATCTCGCCGCGCTCGCGGTGGAATATGCGGCCGGCTCGTCGCAGCGGCTGTTCCTGCTGATCTATCTCGTCGGCACGCTGGTGACGGTGCTGCTCTCCAACGACGCCACCGCGATCGTGCTGACGCCCGCCGTCTATGCCGCGACCCGCGCCGCCGGCGCAAAGCCGCTGCCCTATCTGTTCGTCTGCGCCTTCATCGCCAATGCCGCGAGCTTCGTGCTGCCGATCTCCAACCCGGCCAATCTCGTCGTGTTCGGCGCGCGCATGCCGCCGCTGACCGAATGGCTGCGCCTGTTCGCCCTGCCCTCGGCGGCCTCGATCCTGCTCACTTACGTGGTCCTGCGCCTGACCCAGCACCGCGCGCTGAAGGAGGAGACGATCGCCCGCAGCGTGCCGCATCCCAGGCTCGGCCGCGGCGGCAAGCTGACGGCCGTCGGCATCGTCGCGATCGGAGTCGTGCTGGTGACGGCGTCGGCGCTGGACAGGCAATTGGGCCTGCCGACCTTCATCTGCGGCGGCGTGACGGCCGCGATTGTGCTGCTGCTCAGCCGGCAGTCGCCCTTGCCGGTGCTGCGGGGCGTGTCCTGGAGCGTGCTGCCGCTGGTCGGCGGGCTCTTCGTCATGGTGGAGGCGCTGATCAGGACCGGTGTGATCGCGCAGCTCAGCGCATTGCTGCACCAGGCGGTGGCGCACTCGGTCCCGCAGGCGGCCTGGAGCGTCGGCATCGCCACCGCGCTCGCCGACAACATCGCCAACAACCTGCCGGTCGGCCTCGTCGCCGGCTCGGTCGCGGCCAGCGATCATTTGCCCGCGCCTGTGGTCAGCGCCATCCTGATCGGCGTCGACCTCGGCCCCAACCTGTCGGTGACGGGATCGCTTGCCACCATCCTCTGGCTGGTCGCGCTCCGCCGGGAAAAGATCGAGGTCGGCGCCTGGCCGTTCCTCAAGCTCGGCCTCCTGGTGACGCCGCCCGCTTTGATCGCGGCCTTGGCGGCGGCCATCAGGTAAGGCATGCTCTACGCAGCTCTCGAAAGAAGTGCAGCTATTTGCGGTGCGTCAATGCCGGTGGCGACACCGTGGCTAAGAATCCAGCGTCGCGCAAATCAGATGGATATCGCGCGGCAAGGAAGGTTCATCATGCCGATCCAATCGAAGGCGCTGCCGCGGAGCTCCCTTCTGCGCCGCGCGATCCGGAGCTTCACCGCATCGAGCGAGAGCGGCGCCGAGACCGCCCACCCCCTGCTGGTCATCTCCGCATTGGTGCT contains:
- a CDS encoding PAS domain-containing sensor histidine kinase, giving the protein MVEKFSQQRDLFESERSFRLLVEGVADYALYMLDPKGIITSWNIGGERIKGYSPEEILGQHFSRFYTETDRANGKPARALGIAREKGRYEEEGWRVRKDGTFFWASVVIDPIYEDGELVGFAKITRDITERRNAQIKLETMHKQLAESQKFDALGQLTGGVAHDFNNLLMIISGSLHMLKRGADDADKLQRAISAIETATRRGAALTNQLLTFARRQSVNPQAIDFAERIAAIREVLDAGVGSSVRLALDVDRDVWPIKTDASELETALLNLVINARDAMPDGGTVTIGARNVVLDEASFAGDFVAINVTDTGLGIPSDVLDKIFEPFFTTKPIGKGTGLGLSQVHGFAHQAGGTVKVASELGKGTTFTVLLPRGEDAPSQDTQGEPAFRGSGTVLLVEDNPDVALVSIGLLEQLGYQVRRVADAESALREIETNGVDFVFSDIVMPGKMDGLTLAYHLRQIRPGLPILLATGYSEVAAGVRGDFPILRKPYEIHELSEAIAKLPR
- a CDS encoding acylphosphatase; this encodes MSRAILQVMIRGRVQGVGYRAWVEYQATASGLEGWVRNRRDGSVEALFAGAPHHVADMVALCRHGPPSSRVDSVTSETAGADELNLRRAGEAFSVLPTV
- a CDS encoding oxaloacetate decarboxylase → MAFRSRREKLRAILSGATCVHPGSVYDAISIRIAEDLGFPLGMFGGSVASLAVLGDPDVTLITLTELAEQMRRMSRAAALPVLVDADHGYGNALNVRRTVQELEMAGAAGLTIEDTLLPAAFGEAKTQLISLEEGVGKMKAALGGRGDASLVIMGRTGAASITSLEDAIRRAKAYEDAGVDALFFTGIKSRAELEAVSAATRLPIVLGGAPEDLNARDYLAGQRVRIALQGHAPIAAATQAVYETLKALREGASPKNLKGLASSELTARVMREADVKARSTEVLGLKT
- a CDS encoding acetyl/propionyl/methylcrotonyl-CoA carboxylase subunit alpha, with the translated sequence MFKRILIANRGEIACRVIKTARRMGIETVAVYSEADRDALHVEMADEAVLIGPPAAAESYLVIEKIVEACRKTGAQAVHPGYGFLSEREAFPRALEAAGIVFIGPNPGAIAAMGDKIESKKAAAKAKVSTVPGYLGVIEDGNHAVKIADEIGYPVMIKASAGGGGKGMRIAHSKAEVAEGFNLAKAEAKASFGDDRVFVEKFIVDPRHIEIQVLGDKHGNVIYLGERECSIQRRNQKVIEEAPSPLLDEDTRRKMGEQAVALAKAVNYDSAGTVEFVAGQDKSFYFLEMNTRLQVEHPVTELVTGIDLVEQMIRVASGEKLAIAQKDVTLTGWAVESRLYAEDPFRNFLPSIGRLVKYRPPAEASHDGITIRNDTGVQEGGEISIHYDPMIAKLVTHAPSRAAAIEAQSTALDSFYVDGIRHNIPFLSALMHHPRWREGRLSTGFIAEEFPKGFAVRVPEGEVARRIAAVGAAIDHVLGERKRQISGQMGGRVVQRERRRAVWLDRQEIQLEIAREGEAIAIRFIDANGKAGNAHLLASPWKPGDPVWQGTIDGHLVAVQARPIPNGIRLAHQGVEVPVYVWTEAEATSARLMPVTTASDTGKKLLCPMPGLVVSIAVSEGQEVKAGETLAVVEAMKMQNVLRAEQDGTVKKIHASAGATLAVDALILEFA
- a CDS encoding putative zinc-binding metallopeptidase; this translates as MKLFLCQSCGNVLYFENRACERCGHRVAFLPEQETMSAIEPDGEAWRMLASKGESRMLCRNAEYDACNWLTDAGDTTGYCRACRHNGTVPNLSDPAQLAGWRELEVAKHRLLYSLIRWKLPLRTRQEDPEHGLIFNFLADDPNSGERILTGHDNGLITIALTEADTIERERRRLEMGEPYRTLLGHFRHEVGHYFWDVLVQGGGKLEECRAVFGDDSIDYGQALQRHYAEGPPPDWQQTYVSAYATMHPWEDFAETWAHYVHIVDALEMAGEFGMEVRPKVDRDGELTARIRFNPYEARDVEALVGAWLPFTFAMNSVNRAMGLRDLYPFILSPAVVGKLGFIHGLVRDVAKSASKSASNSAPKSSNSASGSGKA
- a CDS encoding PAS domain-containing sensor histidine kinase gives rise to the protein MTTADALNDPLPETIAAERLRQHLEDVARERDNAYHALQEREAELARIQRIGKVGGVEVDFREGFKNRRSPEYLIIHGLPPEAAEESHEDWVNRLHPDDRDAAVKHFIDSLAGTSEDYTAEYRIIRPNDGETRWIRVVAKIERDKDGRALRLVGAHIDITDQMLARETLRESEERFRLIADSAPVPIWVTKLDRKRSFANQAYVDFVGLPYDQAIDFDWRKVLHPDDLPHVLQQSVQGEASLKPFVLEARYRNASGEWRWLRSESQPRWDPTGKHIGFIGVAHDITVAKQAEIELRQLNETLEQRIAERTAELESNESRLRAILATSNQYQGLVNLEGELLYANRTALDGIRASAADVIGKPFWDTPWFTGTDGMSAAVREAFHAVLKGEAVRLEMRLRLPIGERDFDFGMRPVLDRHGNITGAVPEAVDITERRRGEEALRQSQKMEAIGQLTGGVAHDFNNLLTIIRSATDFLRRRELPEERRRRYVDAISETVERASKLTAQLLAFARRQPLKPQIFNVGTQVEAVAQLVRPLVGGRIDIVVEIDDADCFTVADIAQFETALINLAINARDAMDGEGRLTIAVRKVAGIPGLRAQSARSGDYVAISVADTGSGIAPEHLESIFEPFFTTKEVGKGTGLGLSQAFGFAKQSEGDIAVTSTQGKGATFTIYLPQAHRPVAEKEAAALTHEAATTGRGYRVLVVEDNDDVGQFSTELLEDLGYVVRRVANANAALAILGENEFAVDLVFSDVIMPGMNGVELAGIIRERYPGLPVVLTSGYSNVLAENAHRGFELIQKPYSVESLSRILRKAITEKLSVAR
- a CDS encoding MFS transporter, which translates into the protein MSSENPDEVRRAGRALDAANFFLADVRDGLGPYLAVYLLTEQHWNEARIGLVMSIATLAGIVAQTPAGALVDATRAKRLVMAAAAILVTLASLSLPLFPSLLPVMISQGIAQAAAVVFPPAIAAVSLGIFGHAAFTRRIGRNETFNHAGNAVAAGIAGLSAYWFGPTVVFYLLGAMAIASLVSILAIPERAIDHDLARGLHQPRIHSAPEQPSGLGVLLTCRPLLIFAVCVVLFHLSNAAMLPLVGQKLALQDKNLGTSLMSACIVAAQVVMVPFAMLVGARADRWGHKRFFLAALLILPIRGALYTLSDNPFWLVGVQLLDGVGAGIFGAIFPVIVADLMRNTGRFNVAQGAVITAQSIGAALSTTLAGLVVVGAGYSAAFITLGAVAAIGAAICLLALPETRQSGGSDPRPRGKTAAPASVIAAE